A region from the Mya arenaria isolate MELC-2E11 chromosome 2, ASM2691426v1 genome encodes:
- the LOC128245277 gene encoding NADH dehydrogenase [ubiquinone] 1 beta subcomplex subunit 10-like, with product MADDEHETDPINSRLYEKQQFGTLEKFSSLIREKLVLPFRRAERPVYYHRKFARVPTVDQCRIDDEICKMEAGEQHKRDKMVDMCKVKILRKRLSECNWYWQENKFEKCSEQRDGFYSGMVNYHLKYGEIGRTQDVYENYMKQKHRMIWLRRRHEAGDTNAKYTD from the exons ATGGCAGACGACGAACATGAAACAGATCCAATTAATTCtcgtttatatgaaaaacaacaatttggCACATTGGAAAAATTCAGTTCCCTAATTAGAG aaaagTTGGTGTTGCCATTCCGTAGAGCCGAGCGTCCTGTTTACTACCACAGAAAGTTTGCACGAGTGCCAACAGTCGACCAGTGCCGGATTGATGATGAGATTTGCAAGATGGAAGCAGGGGAACAGCACAAAAGGGACAA GATGGTGGACATGTGCAAGGTGAAGATTCTGCGTAAACGTCTGTCTGAGTGTAACTGGTACTGGCAGGAAAACAAGTTTGAGAAGTGTAGCGAGCAGAGGGATGGTTTCTACAGCGGAATGGTCAACTATCACTTAAAAT ATGGTGAAATCGGGCGTACACAGGATGTTTATGAAAACTACATGAAGCAGAAACACCGCATGATTTGGCTACGTAGACGACACGAGGCTGGTGATACCAACGCCAAGTACACTGACTAA
- the LOC128225141 gene encoding 60S ribosomal protein L3-like, producing MSHRKFSAPRHGSKGFLPKKRARRHRGKVKSFPKDNKSAPPHLTAYLGYKAGMTHIVREVDRPGSKSNKKEIVEAVTIIETPPMMVIGCVGYIETPSGLRSFKTIFAEHLSEECRRRFYKNWYASKKKAFKKASQKWQDDAGKKEIERDFVKIKKYCTVVRAICHTQTKLMKKRQKKAHIMEVQVNGGSISDKVDFIRENMEKSVAIKSVFAQDENIDIIGVTKGRGFKGVTSRWNCKKLPRKTHKGLRKVACIGAWHPSRVQFTVARAGQKGYHHRTEINKKIYRIGDGIHQKDGKVVKNNAATEYDPTDKTVTPLGGFPHYGEVNNDFIMIKGCCIGPKKRVLTLRKSLLASHKKRQMEKINLKFIDTSSKFGHGRFQTIEEKKAFMGPLKKDAVKAEATA from the exons ATG TCGCACAGAAAGTTCTCTGCGCCCCGTCACGGATCGAAGGGGTTTCTACCCAAGAAACGTGCAAGGAGACACAGGGGCAAAGTTAAGTCTTTCCCAAAGGACAACAAATCTGCCCCACCACATTTGACAGCATATCTTGGCTACAAGGCTGGCATGACCCATATTGTCCGTGAAGTCGACAGACCTGGCTCCA AGTCCAACAAGAAGGAGATAGTAGAAGCCGTAACCATCATTGAGACGCCCCCGATGATGGTGATTGGCTGTGTTGGCTACATCGAGACCCCCAGTGGTCTGAGGTCCTTCAAGACTATCTTTGCTGAACATTTGAGTGAGGAGTGCAGGAGGCGATTCTATAAGAACTG GTATGCGTCCAAGAAGAAGGCATTCAAGAAGGCCAGCCAGAAATGGCAGGATGATGCTGGCAAGAAGGAAATTGAAAGAGACTTCGTCAAGATCAAGAAGTACTGCACTGTGGTTAGGGCCATCTGCCACACCCAG ACCAAATTGATGAAGAAGCGTCAAAAGAAGGCTCACATCATGGAGGTCCAGGTCAACGGTGGCTCCATCTCGGACAAGGTTGACTTTATCCGTGAAAACATGGAAAAATCTGTCGCCATTAAGAGCGTCTTTGCTCAGGATGAGAACATTGACATCATAGGTGTCACCAAGGGAAGAGGATTCAAGG GTGTAACCTCCAGATGGAACTGCAAGAAGCTGCCAAGGAAGACACACAAGGGTCTGCGCAAGGTTGCCTGTATTGGTGCCTGGCATCCTAGCCGTGTGCAGTTTACTGTGGCTAGAGCCGGTCAGAAAGGCTACCACCACCGTACCGAGATCAACAAGAAGATCTACAGGATCGGTGATGGTATTCACCAGAAGGACGGCAAGGTGGTCAAGAACAACGCCGCCACTGAGTACGACCCTACTGACAAGACAGTTACCCCTCTTGGTGGCTTCCCACACTACGGTGAAGTCAACAACGACTTTATCATGATCAAGGGATGCTGCATTGGACCCAAGAAGAGGGTTCTGACCCTTAGAAAG TCTCTGCTCGCCTCCCACAAGAAGAGGCAGATGGAAAAGATTAATCTCAAGTTCATCGACACCTCGAGCAAGTTTGGACACGGACGTTTCCAGACCATCGAGGAAAAGAAAGCTTTCATG GGTCCCCTCAAGAAGGATGCTGTCAAGGCCGAGGCCACTGCCTAG